One part of the Candida albicans SC5314 chromosome R, complete sequence genome encodes these proteins:
- a CDS encoding uncharacterized protein (Ortholog(s) have cytosol localization): MAIKESQTDVLIIGAGPSGLMCATWLARCGIPFRIIDKRSNEVFAGQADGLQSRSLEIFKSFSEPAFDFATLDQSWKMANHVIDMCFWSPDETGKLIRNSRVADTIPGISRYTESVIHQGNVERWFENSIDYFSDGKVKVERPLLPISLKIDTNKATNPQAHAVEVLVTKLNSEAAKPEQYGKVANGLFRAFDGDQEKFYKNIDETNEHDYEVIHAKYVVGSDGAHSWVRKQLNIDMEGEQTDFVWGVLDMVPITNFPDIRNRCAIHSKDSGSVMVIPRENDLVRFYIQLKEVERDPATKADDKQFNGNVDDTKAKTKGRIDRSKITPESILKQAQEIFKPYTIEMTDLSWYTGYQIGQRISPQFSKQNRVFISGDACHTHSPKAGQGMNVSMQDTYNLGFKLALVCKGLAKPEILSTYESERLKVARDLIAFDHKLSRLFSGKPMIPNSDILDGVDMDEFHQVYLEGNKFASGTIVDYEDSLLVSKTGALPVDSNDCTMDQKAAKVPIGRRLNSSNIICQANGQPVHIADRLASDGRFRVLIFPGDVVKYPENLKTLHKFQDCLDSKHFFAKKFTPVNAFANSVIDVITVHGSSRHEVEIFDFPDFTHPLDFKRRCDYWRLYSGVGDTYHEGSVDIYDFYGISKSEGVILVIRPDSHVAQVSQYSIDGLKEVDNYFNNFMIPQTNNVLPTKTSDINDSKRFIQPRLAV, translated from the coding sequence atggcTATCAAAGAATCTCAAACCGATGTATTGATTATTGGCGCTGGCCCATCAGGTCTTATGTGTGCAACCTGGTTGGCAAGGTGTGGAATACCTTTTAGAATCATCGATAAAAGATCCAACGAAGTGTTTGCTGGTCAGGCCGATGGTTTACAAAGCCGTTCGTTGGAAATTTTCAAGTCCTTTTCCGAACCAGCATTTGATTTTGCAACATTAGACCAAAGTTGGAAAATGGCCAATCATGTCATTGACATGTGTTTCTGGTCACCTGATGAAACTGGGAAATTGATTAGAAATTCCAGAGTTGCCGATACCATCCCAGGTATATCCAGATATACCGAATCAGTGATTCACCAAGGCAATGTTGAAAGATGGTTTGAAAactcaattgattatttctCTGATGGGAAAGTCAAGGTCGAAAGACCATTGTTGCCAATCTCCCTCAAGATTGATACCAACAAAGCCACTAACCCACAGGCTCATGCTGTTGAAGTGTTGGTTACAAAGTTGAATTCAGAAGCTGCCAAACCTGAACAATATGGCAAGGTTGCCAATGGTCTTTTCCGTGCCTTTGATGGTGATCAAGAAAAGTTTTATAAAAACATAGATGAAACCAACGAGCACGACTACGAGGTCATTCACGCAAAATATGTTGTTGGTTCTGACGGTGCCCACAGTTGGGTGAGAAAGCAATTAAATATCGATATGGAAGGAGAACAAACCGATTTTGTTTGGGGGGTTTTAGATATGGTCCCCATCACCAATTTCCCTGACATTAGAAACCGTTGTGCCATTCATCTGAAAGATTCTGGTTCCGTCATGGTTATCCCACGTGAAAATGATTTGGTCCGCTTCTATATCCAATTGAAAGAAGTGGAAAGAGATCCAGCCACCAAAGCCGATGATAAGCAATTCAATGGTAATGTTGACGACACCAAAGCCAAAACCAAAGGTAGAATCGATCGGTCGAAAATCACTCCAGAATCTATCCTTAAACAAGCTCAGGAAATATTCAAGCCTTACACCATTGAAATGACAGACTTGAGCTGGTACACTGGCTATCAAATTGGACAAAGAATTAGTCCACAGTTTTCTAAGCAAAACCGTGTTTTCATTTCTGGCGATGCATGCCATACTCATTCTCCTAAAGCTGGCCAAGGAATGAACGTTTCTATGCAAGACACTTATAATCTTGGATTCAAATTGGCTTTGGTCTGTAAAGGATTAGCTAAACCAGAAATCTTGTCCACTTATGAACTGGAAAGATTAAAAGTTGCTCGTGATTTGATTGCTTTCGATCATAAATTGTCTCGTTTGTTTAGTGGTAAACCAATGATTCCTAATTCTGATATATTAGATGGCGTTGACATGGACGAGTTCCACCAAGTTTATCTTGAAGGCAATAAATTTGCATCTGGTACTATAGTTGATTACGAGGATTCGTTGTTGGTTTCAAAAACAGGTGCATTACCAGTCGATAGCAATGATTGTACAATGGATCAAAAAGCTGCCAAAGTCCCTATTGGAAGAAGGTTGAATAGCAGCAATATTATTTGCCAAGCAAATGGCCAACCAGTTCATATTGCTGATCGTCTTGCTTCTGATGGCAGGTTCAGAGTGTTGATTTTTCCTGGTGACGTCGTCAAATACCCtgaaaacttgaaaacATTGCACAAGTTTCAGGATTGCTTGGACTCAAAGCATTTCTTTGCCAAAAAATTTACCCCCGTCAATGCATTTGCCAACTCAGTTATTGACGTTATCACGGTCCATGGATCCAGCAGACACGAAGTTGAAATCTTTGATTTTCCAGACTTTACTCACCCACTCGACTTTAAGCGTCGTTGTGATTATTGGAGATTGTACTCAGGGGTAGGAGATACATATCATGAAGGCAGTGTCGACATTTATGACTTCTATGGTATCAGTAAGAGCGAAGGTGTTATTTTGGTCATAAGACCAGATTCCCATGTTGCTCAAGTTTCTCAATATTCCATTGATGGGTTGAAAGAAGTCGACAACTACTTCAATAACTTTATGATCCCACAGACCAATAACGTTTTACCAACCAAAACCTCTGATATCAATGATTCGAAAAGATTCATTCAACCCCGGTTAGCTGTTTGA
- the TRK1 gene encoding Trk1p (Potassium transporter; mediates K+ and Cl- influx; role in sensitivity to cationic antimicrobial peptides, not by direct uptake, possibly related to membrane permeability; contains 5' UTR intron; Spider biofilm induced), whose protein sequence is MLYRVSGFYKRHTRNFTNIDYGYYIRNFIHHIASKIYPYAKVVLPNFRAAHYFYILTLVILGSILVYPVKTCAYIDVLFFTAGASTQAGLNTVNVNDLSLYQQIVLYLLATLATPIFIHGSLLFVRLYYFERHFDNIKERSLMDYRMRKSATLARLGSAPTMSSTRLNTFNNQVLGFQEREAEKGSSSSPQSSSSQTSQPVSTAYNDQGGNDIEHHSEPSDSDDDESGNGPVTFQEKIHFEEPQRPRSQRRHSRTDSGIKFSALPHPRRRKSIDPEDMYRSINMLQEHKKNQEAKSKGIQFLNIGSPVRRKSRSSNIEAFPEEDTNPSRGDEITPATNSVGTGNNDEDEDDILIIKPPIEIENSDEANPIFTKKKKLASQIQFKETPGKAKKWITTKTRKHYNPWTSKLKKTLSNSSKKGSLSVVPTDTEDDSEDEEYASIDSETSDISDNEHAADNAEGSDVDSVGSYEEDEDEDEHNSDDDDDGEGERRLGNGASLTKAQSHLVLPSKDETGGKKYTKRSNTLDTPQQNTSDGRKIRKKAPKRKTPRTQRNASFNQHSNVSIGDGSIENVDTNDSYQRLSRTMSGNYLSWTPTVGRNSTFIKLTDEQKEELGGIEYRAVKLLIKIIVVYYVGFNIIPGVMLSIWIYCMPHYKNLMISSSISPAWWAFFTSQSSFNDLGLTLTSNSMMSFNQNAFVQILCSFLIVIGNTGFPILLRFIIWVMFKTARPLSLYKESLGFLLDHPRRCFTLLFPSVPTWWLFFILVVLNGFDLVIFCILDLHDDTFKGVDMGYRVLNGLFQAFCTRTVGFSVMDLSQLHAATQVSYLIMMYISVLPIAISVRRTNVYEEQSLGVYAKENAEGVDESAPSNYVGSHLRNQLSYDLWYICLGLFIICIAEGKRLKEQDLRFSIFAVLFEIVSAYGTVGMSMGYPGVDCSLSGEFNVISKLVIIAMMIRGRHRGLPYTIDRAIMLPNAAMKRHDRLQEEHAINRHNTMERTTTLGRVATFGNGPIDGGNNLLTRAITNIEHRLRNRRDGRSESSTVSEDPRYVVRTVSEV, encoded by the coding sequence ATGTTGTACAGAGTATCTGGATTTTACAAACGCCACACCCGAAATTTCACCAATATTGACTATGGTTACTACATTAGAAATTTTATCCACCATATAGCATCAAAAATATATCCTTATGCCAAGGTTGTGCTACCCAATTTTCGGGCAGCTCACTATTTCTACATTCTTACCTTGGTCATTTTGGGGTCGATATTGGTGTATCCAGTAAAGACATGTGCATATATTgatgttttgtttttcacGGCGGGGGCGTCTACGCAAGCAGGTTTGAATACCGTCAATGTCAACGACCTATCCCTATACCAACaaattgtattgtattTGTTGGCCACTTTGGCGACGCCGATATTTATTCATGGCTCCTTGCTTTTTGTTAGACTTTACTACTTTGAGCGtcattttgataatatcaAAGAGCGTTCCTTAATGGATTATAGAATGAGAAAGTCTGCAACACTTGCAAGGTTGGGATCTGCACCAACAATGAGTTCAACAAGATTAAACACTTTCAACAACCAAGTATTGGGTTTTCAAGAACGAGAGGCAGAGAAGGGTTCGTCTTCATCTCCTCAGTCATCTTCATCACAAACAAGCCAGCCGGTTCTGACAGCTTACAATGATCAAGGTGGGAATGATATAGAACACCATAGTGAGCCTTCAGACagcgatgatgatgagagTGGTAATGGGCCTGTTACTTTCCAGGAGAAGATTCATTTTGAAGAGCCACAGAGACCAAGATCTCAACGTCGACACAGCCGTACTGATTCTGGTATCAAGTTCAGTGCTTTGCCTCATCCGAGAAGAAGGAAGTCGATTGACCCTGAAGATATGTACCGATCGATAAACATGTTGCAAGAGCATAAGAAAAACCAAGAGGCTAAATCCAAGGGAATTCAGTTTTTGAACATTGGTTCTCCGGTCCGTAGGAAATCACGCAGTTCAAACATTGAGGCTTTTCCAGAGGAGGATACTAATCCTCTGCGTGGTGATGAGATCACTCCAGCAACAAATAGTGTCGGTACTGGCAATAACGACGAggatgaagatgatattttgattatcaaACCACCAATAGAAATAGAGAACTCAGATGAAGCAAACCCGATTTtcaccaagaagaagaaactcGCATCACAGATTCAATTTAAAGAGACCCCTGGGAAAGCAAAGAAATGGATTACCACGAAAACGCGCAAACATTATAACCCTTGGACAAGCaagttgaagaaaacattatcaaattcaagtAAAAAAGGGTCTCTAAGTGTTGTGCCGACAGATACCGAGGATGACAGCgaagatgaagaatatGCATCGATAGATTCTGAAACCAGTGATATCTCAGATAACGAACATGCTGCCGACAACGCTGAAGGAAGCGATGTTGATAGTGTAGGGTCATACGaggaagatgaagatgaagatgaacaCAATagtgatgacgatgatgatggtgaagGTGAAAGGAGACTAGGAAATGGCGCATCTTTAACCAAAGCTCAATCACATTTGGTGTTGCCATCAAAGGATGAGACGGGTGGAAAGAAATACACCAAGAGGAGCAACACACTCGATACTCCACAACAAAACACAAGCGATGGGCGCAAAATTCGAAAGAAAGCACCAAAGCGGAAAACCCCAAGAACACAGAGAAATGCATCTTTCAATCAACATTCGAATGTCTCAATTGGTGATGGTTCTATAGAAAATGTGGACACGAACGATTCCTACCAGAGATTGTCGCGAACAATGAGTGGCAATTATCTATCGTGGACGCCTACTGTTGGTCGGAATTCTACGTTTATTAAGTTGACGGACGAGCAGAAAGAGGAATTAGGAGGTATTGAGTATCGGGCAGTTAAGTTGTTGatcaaaattattgttgtctATTATGTGGGGTTCAATATTATCCCTGGTGTAATGTTGCTGATATGGATATATTGTATGCCTCACTATAAAAACTTGATGATAAGCAGTTCCATCTCACCCGCCTGGTGGGCGTTTTTCACACTGCAGTCGTCATTCAACGATTTGGGGCTCACTTTAACGTCCAATTCGATGATGTCTTTCAACCAGAATGCGTTTGTACAAATCCTTTGTtcatttttgattgttatCGGTAACACGGGGTTCCCAATATTATTGAGATTTATAATCTGGGTCATGTTCAAAACAGCAAGACCATTATCTTTGTACAAGGAGTCCTTGGGGTTCTTATTAGATCATCCACGTCGCTGTTTTACGTTGTTGTTTCCTTCTGTTCCTACTTGGTGGTTGTTCTTTATATTGGTAGTATTGAATGGGTTTGACTTGGTCATATTCTGTATACTTGATCTCCATGATGACACTTTCAAAGGGGTTGATATGGGGTACAGGGTTTTGAATGGTTTGTTTCAAGCATTCTGTACTAGAACAGTGGGATTTTCAGTAATGGATTTATCGCAGTTGCATGCAGCGACTCAGGTGAGTTACTTGATCATGATGTATATTTCTGTTTTGCCCATTGCTATTTCCGTGAGAAGAACCAATGTTTATGAAGAACAGTCGTTGGGGGTATATGCCAAGGAGAATGCAGAGGGTGTTGATGAGAGTGCGCCATCAAACTATGTTGGGTCGCATTTGAGAAACCAATTGTCATATGATTTGTGGTATATTTGTCTAGGGCTATTCATAATTTGTATTGCCGAGGGTAAGAGATTGAAGGAGCAGGACCTACGTTTTTCGATTTTTGCAGTTCTTTTTGAGATAGTCAGTGCATATGGTACGGTGGGGATGTCTATGGGATATCCAGGCGTGGACTGCTCTCTTAGTGGTGAATTCAATGTCATTTCAAAGTTGGTGATTATTGCGATGATGATAAGAGGAAGACATAGAGGGTTGCCATACACTATCGATCGTGCTATTATGCTACCTAACGCGGCTATGAAACGTCATGACAGATTGCAAGAAGAGCACGCAATCAATAGACACAATACTATGGAAAGAACAACCACACTAGGTCGTGTTGCCACTTTTGGAAATGGTCCAATCGACGGGGGCAATAATTTGTTAACTCGAGCAATCACCAACATCGAGCACAGATTGAGGAACAGAAGAGATGGGCGGTCTGAGAGTCTGACTGTGAGTGAAGATCCTCGTTATGTAGTAAGAACTGTGAGTGAAGTATGA
- the IMP4 gene encoding snoRNA-binding rRNA-processing protein (Putative SSU processome component; Hap43-induced; repressed by prostaglandins; Spider biofilm induced), with product MIRKQARERREYLYRKALQLQESSLTEKRQQLKAALASGKSLSKELAEDEKLQRDFIYDESEQIEIDDEYSRLSGISDPKVVITTSRDPSVKLLQFSKEIKLMFPNSLKLNRGNYIISDLVSTCNRVQVSDMILLHEHRGVPSSLTVSHFPHGPTAIFTLHNVKLRHDLPNLGNVSESYPHLIFENFQSDLGKRVVKILQHLFPPGVKKDSSRVITFVNNDDYISVRHHVYVKTKDSVELSEIGPRFEMRLYEIRLGLPDNKDADVEWQMRRFIRTANRKNYL from the coding sequence ATGATAAGAAAACAGGCTAGAGAAAGAAGAGAGTATCTTTATAGAAAGGCTTTACAGCTTCAGGAATCTTCCTTAACAGAAAAAagacaacaattgaaagcAGCTCTAGCAAGTGgaaaatcattatcaaagGAGCTTGCCgaagatgaaaaattacaacGTGATTTTATTTACGATGAAAGTGAACAAATAGAAATTGATGACGAATACAGTCGGTTGTCGGGAATATCTGATCCAAAAGTTGTTATTACCACATCCCGTGATCCATCTGTCAAGTTGCTACAATTCCTGAAAGAAATCAAGTTAATGTTTCCAAATAGCTTGAAGTTGAATCGAGGAAACTATATAATCTCAGATTTGGTAAGTACCTGTAATAGAGTGCAAGTTTCCGATATGATTTTATTGCACGAGCATCGTGGTGTCCCATCAAGTTTAACTGTAAGCCACTTTCCTCATGGCCCAACTGCGATTTTCACGTTACATAATGTCAAACTAAGACACGATTTGCCAAACTTGGGAAACGTCTCAGAGTCCTATCCTCACTTAATATTTGAGAATTTCCAATCCGACTTGGGTAAGCGTGTGGTTAAAATATTGCAACATTTGTTTCCTCCAGGTGTCAAGAAAGATAGCTCCAGAGTAATAACATTTGTCAATAACGATGACTACATATCGGTGAGACACCATGTTTACGTCAAAACTAAGGATTCAGTGGAGTTGAGTGAGATTGGCCCACGTTTCGAAATGAGATTGTATGAAATCAGACTAGGATTACCTGACAACAAAGATGCTGATGTCGAGTGGCAGATGAGAAGATTCATAAGAACAGCTAATAGAAAGAATTACTTGTAA